In Nitrospira sp., one DNA window encodes the following:
- a CDS encoding O-antigen ligase family protein, which produces MMNRSVGLERRMLANEEPAAARYILTYPSVTPVERCLLWTSMVALPLQNSFPTVAGVSSSFLLFAALFSYVIVNRPRILGEIWYHPVFIAAYAFIGVAILLEFSSPLSRYQEVIRFAQMIGGAVCVAVLCRDRSGLTTGLYGCIGTALWVSVVLYLTSYGMLQGMGPTSDFHEASNLRGGLDTGIKANLNGLAFMCAQGAIVAFALSLSDRFKYFRILLLGIGIFCLVAAFLPMSRGAAVITAVSVATVLYAHGVKQGKALILVSILGLGIYVFVPEAVWSRMTFSTATSEGGKMEGRAYIYTTALNRLPEYVVAGVGAGNFFGKWGFDNGFFRDSGNNVLGAHNTFLQVTIFWGVFGLFMFMLMLWLIYRAIPLRCGRDGLSLALLGILVSLGMVLLESHQFWDKWFSFGLGMLIGARRWIWPTGIVSPNAVTQSSSYEKI; this is translated from the coding sequence ATGATGAACCGATCTGTTGGATTGGAGCGGAGAATGCTGGCCAATGAGGAACCAGCCGCGGCTCGATACATCCTTACCTATCCCAGCGTCACCCCGGTTGAGCGATGCTTGCTTTGGACTTCCATGGTCGCGTTACCGCTGCAAAATTCCTTTCCTACAGTGGCCGGGGTGAGCTCCTCTTTTCTTCTCTTCGCCGCGCTCTTCTCATACGTCATTGTGAATCGACCTCGCATCTTGGGCGAGATTTGGTACCATCCGGTTTTCATTGCAGCCTATGCCTTCATTGGCGTCGCCATCCTTCTTGAGTTTTCAAGTCCGCTATCTAGGTATCAGGAGGTGATACGATTTGCACAAATGATTGGAGGTGCGGTATGTGTGGCAGTGCTGTGTCGGGATCGATCGGGGTTGACCACTGGCCTGTATGGATGTATCGGGACGGCCTTGTGGGTATCAGTTGTCCTCTACTTGACTTCGTATGGAATGCTGCAAGGAATGGGACCAACAAGTGATTTCCATGAGGCTAGCAACCTTCGTGGTGGCCTGGATACGGGCATCAAGGCTAATTTAAATGGATTGGCCTTCATGTGCGCTCAGGGAGCCATCGTCGCATTCGCCCTGTCTTTATCAGACCGGTTCAAGTATTTCCGTATCCTATTGTTGGGAATAGGCATCTTCTGCCTTGTGGCCGCGTTCCTGCCGATGTCTAGGGGGGCTGCGGTAATCACCGCCGTGTCGGTTGCAACGGTTCTCTATGCGCATGGAGTGAAACAAGGAAAAGCTTTGATTCTTGTTTCTATTCTAGGTTTGGGCATTTATGTTTTTGTTCCTGAGGCTGTGTGGTCCCGGATGACGTTCTCGACCGCGACGAGCGAGGGCGGAAAGATGGAGGGCCGTGCGTATATATATACCACGGCACTGAACCGGCTGCCGGAATACGTCGTGGCCGGTGTCGGTGCGGGAAATTTCTTCGGCAAGTGGGGATTCGATAATGGATTTTTCAGAGATTCTGGGAACAACGTGTTAGGTGCACATAACACCTTTCTCCAGGTCACAATTTTCTGGGGGGTGTTCGGTCTCTTCATGTTCATGTTGATGCTATGGCTCATCTATCGTGCAATTCCATTGCGATGTGGTCGTGATGGGCTGTCGCTTGCGCTGTTGGGGATACTTGTCTCGCTCGGTATGGTGTTGTTGGAGTCTCACCAGTTTTGGGACAAGTGGTTTTCCTTTGGTTTGGGCATGTTGATTGGGGCTCGGCGATGGATCTGGCCTACAGGCATCGTGTCGCCCAATGCGGTAACCCAAAGCTCCTCGTATGAGAAAATATGA